The genome window AAGCTTTGATTTTCGTGTGCGCGGTCGGCCGGCTTTGATGGTGAATCGAGATCGATTGCGGTGTCATGTTTGACCGTGTCGCAGAACACATTGGTCGTGCTCAGTCGATGTCCGCATCACAATGCTGACTGAACGCAGAGACGATCACCACGTACCGACGCTTTGAATCGATTGATGCTTCAAGCCGTGAGTCTGTTTGCGTCGGAACGTCGCGATCTTCAAGCCGGTTCAAGCGTTGTTGGCGCGGTCGATTTGGTGAATGTGCTACGTTGCTTGACTCGTCTGGAATTCAATCGCGGTCTCGGGGCTCCCTTCGCCGGCGGCCGCTGGATGTCTTCTTTGCGTGTCTGGCCGTCGGCTTCGGCACCCCCGATCCCGCAACGCTTTGGTCGACATCACAAAGAAGAAACTCGATGCTTCAAGCCGTGCGACGTTGCCGGCTTGATTCGATGTGTAACAATGCGTTCAACCGAAGCGGGGTTGAGCCGTCTTGGACGCTTCGCTGACCACGTTCCCACGCCCCCGCTCGGTTAACGCCGCCGTTATCCGACTGACAGACATGGACACTGACGCTGAACAACTCGAAAACCAAGCCTATGCGGCATGGGAGCTGCTCGAACACGCCGAAGCTGCCAAGCTTTTCCTAGCTGCGGCGGAACTCGAATCACAACAGGCGTCACTTAGATCCAAATGGGCAAAACCTGACAGTTCGTTTCTTTGCCGTGTCCGTGCTGCATTCTGCCAATGGCTAGACGGGCAATTCGATTCTGCGCGTCCCACGCTAATCGAAGCCACGACTTTTGACTGGAAGAACGCCCGACTCTGGGCTGACCGGCGAGACACAGAAAAGGCGTTCGCTTATTTGCTGGCAACGCTCGCCACCGATGGCGAGTTTGAGAGGTTTGGAGAATTGTGGACCAAGGCTACCGATCGCATGGATGAACTGGGTTTTCAGTTTCCGTCTATCATCCCAATGCAAAAGCTGCTGCTTGTCTCCTGCATGAATCTCAACTTCTCACCGGGAATCCAACAGATAATCGACAATCTGAATCCCAAGCTATTGGCGAAGAACCCAGAACTACAGATGCTTAAAGCCCAAGCTATTTCACGATTAAGCGACTGCGGATAACCATCGCATGCACCGGAGCCGGGCTTGCGAGCGTTTTGGCAATGGACAATCAACCTTCCCGGCCCGGTGATGCGGGTCGTTACGCCTAGGATTTGCAATCGAACCACAAGACAAGAATCGACGGTTTCGTCTGCTTGACGCCCTGTTGTTGACTGCGGCGGTTGCTGTAGCACTCGCTGCGAACTCAATGTTGACATCGGTCGCACAGCTGCCTGGGCGAGCGGACACGGTTGCTCGAGCTTTCCGCTACGGCCTTACCTTTCAACTCTTGTTGATCACCATCACCTGGACGCTGGCCTTACTCGTTGTCGCAGACAGTCGCTCGTCGCAACGTTCAATCATGGCGCCAGGTAAACTTGCGCTTGTCAACATCTCTGGCGCAAGCATCTTCGCAATGCTCGTGAACTGGGGGGACTTGGTGACTGATCACGTGCCACTTTGGTTCCGGATTGCGTTTCTTCCGTTTAGTATTCTCTCATTCACCGCCGTGCCAGGATGCATTGCAATTTGTGGATGGTTGACCTGCCGATTGGCACGGCTTGAAAGATTGCATTCAGACTGGCTTGATGTCTCGGGAGTTCTTGTCGCTTGGGTCTGGATTGCCTACGCTTTTACGACGCCGCTACGTAGCGTACCTGTGCTGCGAGCGATTGGCGTAACCATGTGATGCAACGGAGGACGGGTGGTCAGTTTTCTCGTTTGCTTGCAAGTCGTTCGCCCGTCCCCGCTGATCACCGCCGTTCGCCGACAAACATTCGCTACGTGAACCTGCACTGGGACGCTCGCCCATTTGGATGATCTGAACCCGTACGATCCGGCCACGACAAGAGAACAAGCCGAAAACAGTTTGACGCAACCGAAGACGGCACGACCGATCGCACTAACCGCGTTTATCGTCGCATCGACATTTGGTCTTACGGTCTACGTGCTCGCCAACTTCTATGCGCGTTCGTACGACCCATGGCTGACTCCACGATTCACGCACTACATGATGCTTTGGCGTCGGATCGGGTCGCCAATGCTGCGTCTGATGATACTGCTTGTTCCGACCGGCTTGTTCCTGATCTTATTCCTTCGGTCAACACAATACCGATTGGTTGTCGCGTTTCTGATTGCAGCTATGGTCGCTACTCCCATCCTGATAGGAATCCCATGATTGCTCTCGGTAACATGATGGAGAAATGCGGCGAACCATGCGATGATACGGAGCGGCGGTGGTCGCCGTTTTCGCAGTGGTTAAGTCCATCGCCGCCGCCCGCATATCGCTACCGTTGTCCGACTGACTACCGCACATGGCACTATTCGATCCTGACCGACCATGCCCGATTTGCGGTTGTTCGCTTTCCGACGTTGGAGAAGACCCGAGCGCCGATTTTGCTACAACGTATTGGGCCATTGAACACCCTCGATTTGCGATGCTCGATGATGCTGTCGTCCACCGAGCTTGCCTCGCACAATGGCCGCAACGGGATTCCTTCGTCGCGTACTACAATCGGCACTGTCGTGACGAGCTGTGGGTCGACCGGAGCGGAAATGTGCGATACGCTGGCCCTCTCCGATGTTTGATCCGCTACTCGCGTCGGTGGGCCACTTTTCGTCACGCGACCCAAGACTGCGGATAACAATGACATGCACCGGAGCCGCCGATCTGGGCGTTTTGACAATGGAACATCAACCGCGGCGGCCCGGTGATGTCGGACGTTATCCGACAGAAGGATGCTGAATCCATTGAACCCTTACTCCGCACCAACCGCACGGCTTGAAGTGGATGCAACGCAAGCAGCGTGTAGTCGGAGAATTGACGTTGCACTGATCGCCACCATTTTCGCCGTCAGCTGCCTCGTATCCTTCGTCATGCTGTTCATCCCGGCACTTTTCGACATGCTCAACCCGAGATTCGGGTTCACCCTGACTCTCATCGGATTTCCAGTGGTGCACATGAGCATGTATCTCTGGCGACCAACCACGCGCATGCTATGGGCATCGGCCGGAATGACCTTTTTCGTTGCGGTTGCTGGCGGAATGATGACCTGGTGGCGTGGGACCGTCGCCGTCGTGACCAATCCTCACACCGAGCTTTTTCATTCCGCCTATTTCTTCTCGACTATCCCGGCACTTCTCGTTTCGGCTTATCTTGTGTTCCTTGCATATCGAATGCGACATGCACGGCCGATGTTCCCAGATCCGCCCCACAATGGCGGATAACAATGCCGTGCACCGGAGCGGCGTCAGCGCGTTTTCTGATGGTTAGTTTCACTCTCGCCGCCCGGTGACGGCTGCCGTTATCCGACACAAAATTCGAGAATCGCCCTAATAAACCGCAACACAGTGCGTCTACTTGGTGTACGGCAACTCCCGCTCACTATTGGAAAACGAAAATGGCAAACGGTCGCTTTCTCCCTTTGGCTTTTCTGCTACTTGCCCCTGTTTACTGTTTTGGGATGGGATCCGACCACGAATCTGGCGATCTGCCGCCACACGATGGCTGGCCGGAAGGCGTCTACACCGCCGTAAATATGCTTAGCCGCATCCACGGTTACTGGGTGAACTCGACCGACAAACTGTTTTACAAAGGATCACAGGATGAACTGCAGTCGATGACACGGCAGCTGACCAACGCTGAGGGCACACGGACTGAACTGATACTTCACATCGGAGCGGGTATCGCAAAATCTCCTTGGTCGAAGATGCCCGTGGGTACCGCAGACTGGAGTGTGACAATTGCTGGACCCGACGCAATTTCCAAAACACAAGGCATGATTACGATTGACGTGTGGATCGGCGGGAACATATCGCTCGACGAACTTGACCTACCACCCTCCGTGCGAATCAAGTCTGGGGGCGAGATTGACGCGTTCATCAAACGCCACGACGATTCGCGTGATGCCCAGGCCGGCGGATAACAATGACATGCACCGGAGTCGCCGATCCGGCTGCTTTGACAATGGAACATCAACCGCGGCGACCCGGTGATGTCCGACGTTACACGGGGTTGGCTCTGATCGGCATCAGGCTTTGATTTTCGTGTGCGCGGTCGGCCGGCTTTGATGGTGAATCAAGATCGGATGCGGTGTGATGTATGACTTTGCCGTAAAACGCATTGGCCGTGCTCGGTCGTTAGCCGCTTCACAATGCTGACTGAACGCAGAGACGATCACCACGTACCGACGCTTTGAATCGATTGATACTTCAAGCTGTGAGACTGTTTGCGTCGGAACGTCGCGATCTTCAAGCCGGTTCGAGCGTTGGTTGCGCGGTCGATTTGGTGAATGTGCTACGTTGCCTGACTTTTCCTGAATTCCACCGCGGTCTCGGGGCTCCCTACGCCGCCGGCCGCTGGATGTCTTCTTTTCGTGTCTGGCCGCCGGCTTCGGCACCCCCGATCCCGCAACGCTTTGGTCGACATCACAATGAAGGAACTCGATGCTTCAGGCCGTGCGACGTTGCCGGCTTGATTCGATGTGTAACAATGCGTTCAACCGAAGCAAGGGTGAACCGATTTGGACGCTTCGCTGACCACGTTTCCACGCCCCCGCTCGGTTAACGCGACCGTTCGACAGGATGTGATGCTCGAATCTGATGGCCAGCAAAAACGAAAGCAAACGGCAAAAGAAGCTCGCCAAGCAGAGGCAGAAAGCGAAACGCGCGCTGCAACGCAAGAAGCAGGAAATCGAACTCCCAACTGACGGCAAGCATCTCGCTGAATACGTGCTAAACCCAAAGAAACTCACGACACCGCGCATGATTGATGAAAACGTCAAAGTGTTCTGCGAGGCGATCAACCCAAATACTGCTCCAACCTTCTTGGAGATCGATCCCGAAGAATGGTCACGCCAAAGCTGCTGCGATCTCAATGTGAAGCATTATCTAGAGAAGCACGGCGGCGGTGTCATGGTGTGCGGTTATAAGATTTGGTATCGCACAAAACTCTACATCGAGGCGGAACGCCAAGCGGTACTACGTACCGACGACGGGACGTTGCGTGATTTGACCTTCGCAGCAGATGGTGAAACTAGAGTCCTGTTCCTGCCGGACACTCCTGACCGCTCACACAACCTTTCGGACAATCGCGACAAGATCCGCCACGCAGTTGATCATCGTGTAAAATCGCTGGCTGAATCGTTGGACCGTAGAGATGCAAAGAACCCAATTCAGAGGCTGAGTGACGACGAATCATGGGCAAGGATGCTGACTTTCGCCGATTGGAAAAGTGGCGAGCGTCAGGCGTCGGTTTGGCTGACAACGAAATCCCGATGAACTGTCGAACCATGCGATGAACCGAAGTCGCGGAGTCGTCGTTTTTGACAATGGACAATCATTCGCCGCGACTCGGTTATCGCGGTCGTTCGCCGACAGAATCCATTTGGCGTAAACTGAACGCTTGGTTTTCTTCGCAATTTGCCGTCGGTTCCCCTCTTTCTGGGTAATGGTATACTGACGTGCCCTCAAGAACGGATTGATCCATGACACTTCACGAATCACTTCGTGCGCTACCGCCCGATGAAAAGCTAGCTGTCGTCACACAGCTCTGGGATGACCTTGCCGCTTCCGCTCCGTTGACATTGCCGGAAGACGAGCTTGCGGAGATGAATCGCAGACGAGACGAATTGCTTGCGAATCCTGATATCGCGATTGACGCTGACGAGGTTTGGCGGCGGGTAGATGGCGACTGAACGCTATCATCCGCTCTTCGCTGTAGACTTGGCGACTGCCTGCGCATACTACGACTCGATTGCTGGCACTCTCGGCAATCGTTTTCGCGCGAATGTCCGATCGATTATTCAAACGGTAATCGAGCGGCCGGAGTCATTTGGACGGATTGGCGGGGAATTTCGTGGCGCGTTGGTCGATCGGT of Crateriforma spongiae contains these proteins:
- a CDS encoding addiction module protein encodes the protein MTLHESLRALPPDEKLAVVTQLWDDLAASAPLTLPEDELAEMNRRRDELLANPDIAIDADEVWRRVDGD